One segment of Toxoplasma gondii ME49 chromosome VI, whole genome shotgun sequence DNA contains the following:
- a CDS encoding hypothetical protein (encoded by transcript TGME49_239365), whose protein sequence is MAGSSEPGVAVSCVGSTVGKADLSRRKNRSSCAASFAVVALLLLNALHSAQRVFAEDASVVGALKAAEAPLVTPSSSLRVKAPSLFSEDKNELSTAQGLADKNTLPQDANDQTRKQVVTKETPASTVPRDTVQTKVGEADTNSQKAETSKAGGKAEVSEEPEQPGEKERTPEVETAKEETGGTPAQEKKGIQSGERIEHEDSEKEKQPTDESTPGAGTDIGGKTRETQTQTRTEVEKQSDGKLSSVTEMSEGEEAKEQQKEQGDGRGERKEGKKETNTTSSVADDRSSPSSQEEEKPSKPGIQSEKENGGKAPEDRSKESEDSGRPRDNSDDEDSDDDPPEDDSEDTDPRVGDPRKEKPRVDEPEEEKHHKGHPENDGPDEDDSGKAKPREDSSDDAGPREDDSDDPDPLDGDSDDSDPHEDDSDDPDPLDGDSYEDRFEDDSDENEFGEFAFGEDDLDYGALYYEDDADREEAVEHGFFSVVDTAEQVKQDKIKFAERRRSDEEAEETQIENEREDRPHTPPPQMPPCWRVAVIGDSAGISASFPDLTTNDLLELFEFTNKTGIQMRRWPGILRHFLRRPFPGFVYTMAFEEFIPSGSEMVPPFAGVSPLDVREKCEGSGLTVSEVVNGEEEILERKARCEARRQGETDAREEPSGGADWQERKEQGGGQAEMKNAAGAALRCGADIEPMTTSPGSEEEESGGDWKSDLSVFPLQRRRPRPPVYYPVPVYPSPPYPMPPPGRTYPPYPYPLPSPYPYPVPSPSYPPIPLPVLPPTQYPPRERFPMYPPTQ, encoded by the exons ATGGCAGGCTCCTCAGAGCCCGGAGTCGCTGTCAGTTGTGTGGGTTCAACGGTAGGGAAGGCGGATCTTTCGCGACGAAAAAACCGAAGCTCGTGTGCGGCTTCTTTCGCAGTTGTTGCTTTGCTTTTGCTCAATGCGCTACATTCCGCCCAGCGTGTCTTTGCAGAAGACGCTTCTGTTGTTGGAGCTCTCAAAGCGGCAGAAGCGCCTCTCGTGACCccgtcgtcctctctgcgtGTGAAAGCACCCTCTCTTTTCAGTGAGGACAAAAATGAGCTGTCCACGGCACAGGGGCTTGCAGACAAGAATACGTTGCCCCAGGATGCGAACGACCAAACCAGAAAGCAAGTTGTGACGAAAGAAACGCCTGCCTCGACCGTTCCCCGTGACACGGTTCAGACAAAGGtgggagaggcagacacgAACTCTCAGAAGGCGGAAACGAGCAAAGCGGGTGGTAAGGCGGAAGTTTCTGAAGAACCAGAACAACCCGgtgaaaaggagagaacgccgGAGGTAGAGACGgccaaagaagaaacaggcggAACTCCGgcacaagaaaagaagggaatTCAGAGTGGCGAAAGAATAGAAcacgaagacagcgaaaaagagaaacaaccGACCGACGAGTCGACACCGGGAGCGGGTACCGATATCGGCGGAAAGACGCGCGAAACTCAAACACAAACACGCACGGAAGTTGAAAAGCAGAGCGACGGAAAACTGTCCAGTGTCACGGAAATGTCGGAgggggaggaggcgaaagaacaACAGAAGGAACAAGGCGATGgcaggggagaaagaaaagaaggcaaaaaggagacaaacacGACAAGCAGCGTGGCAGATGATCGAAGCTCACCGAGTAGccaagaagaggagaaaccgagTAAACCGGGTATTCAAtccgaaaaggaaaacgggGGGAAAGCTCCGGAGGACCGCAGCAAAGAATCCGAAGATAGTGGACGTCCCCGAGACAACAGTGACGACGAGGACTCTGACGATGATCCTCCTGAAGATGATTCTGAAGATACTGACCCTCGTGTAGGTGATCCTCGAAAGGAAAAGCCTCGCGTGGATGagcctgaagaagaaaaacatcACAAAGGTCATCCTGAAAACGATGGCCCTGATGAAGATGATTCTGGAAAGGCGAAGCCCCGCGAAGATTCTTCTGACGATGCCGGTCCCCGTGAAGATGATTCGGACGATCCCGATCCTCTTGATGGTGATTCTGACGATTCTGATCCTCACGAAGATGATTCGGACGACCCCGATCCTCTTGATGGTGACTCATACGAGGATCGTTTCGAAGATGATTCTGATGAGAATGAGTTTGGTGAATTTGCATTTGGAGAAGACGACTTAGATTATGGTGCGCTGTATTATGAAGACGATGCAGATCGTGAGGAAGCGGTCGAACATGGATTTTTTTCCGTTGTCGATACAGCGGAACAGGTGAAGCAAGACAAGATCAAGTTCGCTGAACGTCGGAGGAGTGAcgaagaggcggaagaaacgcaaatCGAAAACGAACGGGAGGACAGACCGCAC ACACCGCCGCCACAGATGCCACCGTGTTGGCGCGTGGCAGTTATCGGCGATTCGGCTGGAATTTCCGCGTCTTTTCCCGATTTAACGACGAACGATCTTCTCGAGCTGTTTGAGTTCACCAACAAAACAGGAATTCAGATGAGGCGGTGGCCCGGAATTCTTCGCCACTTTCTTCGACGCCCGTTTCCGGGCTTTGTTTACACGATGGCCTTTGAG GAATTTATTCCTTCAGGATCTGAGATGGTTCCCCCCTTCGCTGGCGTCTCCCCACTCGATGTCCGCGAAAAATGCGAGGGTTCCGGGCTCACGGTTTCAGAGGTCGtgaacggagaggaagaaatccTTGAGCGAAAGGCCCGCTGCGAAGCACGGAGACAAGGCGAgacggacgcgagagaagaaccaaGCGGAGGCGCCGATtggcaggagagaaaagaacaaggCGGTGGACAAGCAGAAATGAAAAATGCTGCAGGTGCGGCACTTCGTTGTGGAGCCGACATCGAACCAATGACTACATCGCCGGGttccgaggaagaagaatcaGGAGGAGACtggaag TCTGACCTGagcgtctttcctctccagagacGACGCCCCCGCCCTCCCGTCTACTATCCGGTCCCCGTTTACCCCAGTCCGCCGTACCCCATGCCTCCGCCAGGCCGAACGTATCCTCCGTATCCTTatcctcttccttcgccttaTCCTTAtcccgttccttctccttcttatCCTCCGATACCTTTGCCTGTTTTGCCTCCCACGCAGTATCCTCCTCGTGAAAGGTTTCCTATGTATCCGCCGACACAGTAG